A region of the Stigmatopora nigra isolate UIUO_SnigA chromosome 10, RoL_Snig_1.1, whole genome shotgun sequence genome:
ATAAGGGAGTTTGTGGGATCAATTTCATATtggagtaataaaaaaaaaaagagccctAAGTGCAGGAATGCTTCTTGAGTGTGAAATCTTGTGGCCCAAGCTCAGTTGATTCATACCTTGTGACTTTGTCTTACTGAGGCGCTCAGCTTTTTGTTTCAGTCAGTATCTCTTCATTGCAGAAATAGGGATGATTTAGTGCATTCAGGGCAGATATTCGATCAGAGGGGTCAAAGGTTAACATATCCTGCAAGACAGAAAAAAGAGTGGCATATTCAGAAGCTAAATTAGAACTTGACACCTGTTCATTAACTTGCTTATTGTGAATGAAGCTGACCATCAGCACTAAAGTCTTTGATTTACAATCTGATTCACAAACATTGACAGTTGCCATTTGACATGATGTTGGGTGCTCATCTTCGGTGAGGCCAGTTGCTAGGCAACCAAAAGGGGATTCAATGAAGTTCTAATAAAACAATTCTCAGGGCCAAGTTGTGAAAGCAGAAAAGATTTACCAGATAAGATCTGTATACTCTCAATTTTACCCCATCACATACAATACAAAATCTGTTATTATGCGTACTATAACAACTCAAGTTTTTAAGGAATAAAACAAATAGCGCTCTACCAAGCACCCTTGAACTAAGCTTGAGATAAATGAAtcgatttttcttattttagtaTGTCCTTGTAGTTTTAATGCCATACACAGGGGACCTTTTTTTAAGAGGCATGCGTAGATGAGTGAGCTCTGAGATTGCCAGCGTCCACAAAtgtctcataaaaaaaaactgatccaTCAAGTTTTCTCCAATTCAAAACATCTTGATGCGCACATTAAAAAGCACACTACACGTTACCATTATTATTTCATCTTCTAACTCCTCCATTGTCTCATAATGGACTGACTATTATATCTCCCTACTGTGCATGAATAGAGAAGTTGGCAGCAAAATATCTAAACTGGTCTGGTCCCATTAAGCACAGTGAAAATGTGtattacagtgtttttttcccaaaaaaaatctgcgaagctctgagtccgcgatagctgaaccgcaaagtagcgagggaacactgtactttgttaaatgcaaaactttttatgtttttatgccAAGGTGGCACAATCCcaccattttttaatctttcctCAGTCTGCAGCAACTCTTAGGTTGTATAGTTGTTAACATGCTGATTGACTGTCACTTCACTGCCAACTCACTGACATCTTACCAGCAGCAGTTGTCCCCCGAGCTCGTTTATCTCTGGAATAAAGTCAGTTATTGGGCGAGCCGAGGAAGGAGGGAAGTGTTTTCTTAGAACTGTAGCACCAGTTGGCCAATCCTCTTCTGGTGGCAGACCAATCACTCTGCAAAGACACATTCAATTTTAGAGAAATAGAAATCATCAACTAGCACAAGTCACAATGGGGCAACTCACTCAAAGATTTTCCCCAGTTGGTCCACTTCAGATTCACCACAGAAGAAGGGTCTGTCAGaaataacatgaaaatgttcatttcttGTTACGCTACCGAACTGGGACTGGCTCATTCAATAAGGAGTCAAAATTTGACGAATGAAATGAAAGCTAGCTGCATAATGtaataatacagtgttccctcgcttatcgctgtTAATGGGGACCAAACTGcagtgcatatatatataatacaataaATCTTCACTTTCTACATGTCACAATGTCACTAATTCCAATACCACGACTTCCATTAAATTGGAGTCATAAGCAGTGTCTTTTAATCGGATTACTCCTATTTCTGTTGACTCACTTCTGTCTGAACATTTCCGCAAAGATGCAGCCTGCGCTCCAGATGTCCACAGGTGTGGCGTAACTCGACTGCAGCAAAACCTCAGGAGGCCGATACCACAGCGTCACCACCTTAAGGAGATATATAAAGCAACAAGTcacaaaaatcattcatttctcACAATTAAAGTTGAGATCCGCTTCTGTTCAGATTTTGAAAACATGAAAGTTTAATCTTTAACGCTATTGTCCGACAAGCCAGACACTATGAACATAGGACAAAATATACCAAATTCAAATAGCTCAGAATTAATGAAGGACGTCACGAAAAATACCCAACATGGCTCGCTGACTGAGTGTTTAGcctcagcctcacagttctgagatggaGGGTTCAGTCCTAGCTaggttgaatgaatgaaaacccAAATGATGTGTAacagtgaaaaataaatgaaaatatgatgCTTCTAACCACGGGAGTCAAGGCCATGTGGCAGCTGTACATGCGCGCCAGTCCGAAGTCAGCCAATTTCACCTGACCCTGGCTGgttaccaaaatattttctggTTTCAGGTCTCTGTGTATCACACGGTTTGAGTGCAGGAATGCCAGACCACACATCAGCTGTTTCATCAAGTCCTGGAGGAAAAACAAGCAGATATATTTTAATTGCAATCTGTTGGGGTACTTGGAAATACTAATCACAACCACCCGACAACATAATTATGGCAGTAGAGCAAAAGATCTAAAGGTTATTGGTCACTGCTGGGTTTGCAATCAGTCCTCGGCGTGCGTGGACCTCTAGAGGGACATAAAAGAGGCCTGGGTGATGGCCTAAAAATTaagtatgatgatgatgatgatgcgcCCCTCTACGCTAACCAAGTTTAGACGAGTGGTGTTCGGTAATTCGCGGTAAAAATAATCCCAGTAATGGCAGCGGCGATTAATCTCTAAATTTACCGCCGCCATGCTCATCGCAACTCAGATTTAGTCCACTtgtgatgaggatgatgaactTCAGTACAGTTAAATCCAACTAGGAAAAATGTAAGGTACAATATTATACTATTCATATAATAAggtaatataccgtattttcacgactataaggcgcaccgcattataaagcgcaccctcaacgaatgacattttttcccatatataaggcgcactggattataaggcgcacggtctattttggacaaaatgtaaaacttttaagtgcgccttatagtcgtgaaaatacggtactacatACATTGGTATCTCCAGATAGAACTATAAATCCTGTTTATATGTATTTGGTTATTTTGTCAGTCAAGATGTTCCAACATTGTTTGTATTCACATATTTGTTGTATGAGAGGTTATAACGTTGTGTTGCCAAAGGCTATTTGTTAGCCTATGTAAAGCATTTTTGTGCGGCTTAACAAAAAGATGGACTTTATTAAGACAGAGCAACATCATGTGGTTGTTTTAAATACATAGCATGTAATtcgttttggtttatttttggttAGTCATCAACTGGGAGTTTAAACAAATTGCTTGGAGCTGGAGATTTGTTCTTTATGCCAAGCAGCAGGCTTTTGAGCAGCTGATTTGATTTCAGTGTCACATAACAGTACTCTTTCAAAGTGTTCCTTTCACGTCAATAGAAAGAAATTGTCCCAACATCAGTGCATATTTTGCATATCTCAGGACACTGGCCTACTGCCAACATCTCAACTTGCTCACTGCTCACTTTTATGCGTTCAAGTCCCAACCCTGGTGCTGGGGCTTTTTCCAAATAGGTCTTGAGATCTTGCTCCACATGTTCAAAGACTAATGTGACTTTAGTCTCCTGGTCTGACCTCCGGGTAGCACACACATCCATAAGCCTGGCATAGACAGTAGAAAAGCCATAATGGTTGAGGGCATAATGGTTCACAAAAAGCCACACATAATATGCTGAGGGCACACAACTCTCTTACCTGACCACGTTGGGATGATCAAACTGTTCGAGTCGCTTTAAAAGAGCTACCTCTCTGACCGTAGAAACGGGGATACCATTATGGTCTGTCTGGACTCGCACGCTTTTTAGAGCCACAAACCGACCACTCTCCATGTCACGGGCCTTATAAACAGTCCCATAAGCACCGCCGCCTATCTCAGCCACTCGCTCATACTGGATGTTGGTACCTTGGGCCATGACTGGTTTCACACTGAAAGACAGAAATATTGCTCATATTATATTATCTTAAAAtaacagtaaaagaaaaaacaagaaaattatGCATTcgtagatttatatatatacttagATATATTAATGTTCTCACAGTAACGGTGAGAAAGTAAGTTCTATACACAATCCAATTTGAAACCAAGTGTCCTGATCATAAACAGTGTTTTCAGAAGATGTCATCATAATAGTTCTTGAAATATAACAATTATTTTGTGACTGCTCACTATATTACTTGGAAACATCCTTGGAAAATATCCACCAATCATTGCCAATCTAGTTCCTCTGGTTTTATTCCCTAGTCCAATGCAAGTCTAGACTTGTTATTATAGACTTGGTGTTGGTGATTTAGTGAACACAGGTATATTTTAAGAGGAGATTTTGCACTATTTGAGGGGTCGCTAATGAGTTAATCCACTCACAACTAATCAGCAGCCCCCTTTACAACCCCTTTAAATGTGCTGATTTTTGACATGACGGAAGACGAAACTGACTTGGTCGGAAGAGTAAAGTGCGCAAAGTATGAAGTACTGCAAGAAAACTTCTATGGTCCGTTATTGTTATGCTGACTACAGAGATCACAGATCTGTGTTGTAGAATGGGGACTCCCATTCCGCTTCCACCCTGAACATGCATGTCCTTGTGTGGGGATATTGTACAAGCGCTTTGGAATAAGCTGCACAGCAAAAGTAAAAAGAGTCAGTGAGTTTGTTGACTCATCCAACATTCCTGGACTAAATCAAACACATATTTCCAAGCATTTGATTAATAAAAGAAAAGCCTGCTGTCTGCAATCCACTTCTTTTCGAGCATGCACGGGTTATTGACCTTCTATAAATGCCAAATGTTTGTGCTTTTCTGCCTTCATGGAAAACAGAACTGCTCTGAAGACCAATTCTGACCCAAGTGGCACAGTTCTGTTGAATTAACTAATGCTGTAGAGAGGTATGACTTGTGTGTGACTTTGATGGTGCCTCCAACCCCTGCTGGGCAAGAGCTTTTGAAGGAGGAGAAAAGAACTgcagtttagattttttttttctgcaggggAGTGATTGAAGTGCAGCGACAAACGAACAGAATCACTTGCAAAGCCAAACACTTTTTAGTAATGAGTTGACTTCCGTTTTTAGTGTGCCTTACAACATCTTTTAACATGCTTAAATGGGTGTCCACCTTGTTGATAGGAGGATGTTGGAATGGAACTCCACTTTTTTATGTTGCTTGATCAGTCAAGAGCAgaggttggttggttggttggatgAATTTTGTAATAGATCTCACTTGGGTTTGGGTCTGAGTTTTATAATAGTTCTATCAGGCTATCATCTTTTATTCAGTGCACTTTGACTACAGAGTGGTGCATCTGTTTGGTGGCTAAGTGCCTCAAGATTTGTAAtcttggtatatatatatatgctgtcTCTGTTGAAAATTATCTGGAATCACCCTTGCATGATAGACATCTTACTGGGGAAATCACCCGATTGCAGTACCTGGATGGACACTGCAAATACTATATATTGTAAGTAAAATTCTGGATTCCAGTGTGTATGTAAAAAGAAGGCATAATAACACACTACAATGaaagttatatttttcttttgacacTAAGTATGGAACAATCAATATACTTATGATTCCATTTCATGAGCAAAGTCATTGAGAGTGTTGTGGTGCAACCAGATGACTTCAGTGACGGGAGCATGGGTTCAGCTTCCAATGCTTGACAGTGTGAAATTGAGTGAGAAGGGTCGCTTACGGGCCCTGGAACTTATAACTGACGAgtcagggtgtagtctgccttttttcTGCTGTAGCAGCCCACAAACCACATTTTACTCGTGTACTGGGCTTAATGTCCGACCACGTTTGCAATATTTAGACCACATTTTACAATGACAGGAGTCATGTAGGATTACATTGTAACCAACTTTACAACCAAAGGTTCAAAGTTACAAATAGCTATCATATAGCAAATAAATTGTGATGTTCTCCATATGAGTTGAACGTAACAAACCACTCTTTAATATCATTAGTATAGGAGTGAGTGCATAGTTGTGTATTTCATGATgaacaaagcatatttcatgtTGAGAAAGATGAGTCATTGTCTGAAGCTAAGCCTGTCATCATTTATTAACTCTTGACATTCCTTATTAAACTCAAATGAGGATTATCTATTTACTGTTTATTGACCCAAAGCATACTTTATTATTAGAAAAATCTTCAATCAAAGTatgactaataaaaaaaaaattcaatttactcCAAAAATAATACTTTGTATGAAATCTAATGGTACCATCAGGGAAACAACTGGCTTGGACCACAATGTCTGCAAACCCTGAGATCATTCATTTCACTCATTCATCATGGAAACAGCTGGAGATGCTCATGTCTCCAAACACTGAGATTATTCACCAGATCATTCTCCTCACTCATTCATCCCTTAAGGTGGAATGTGGGACAGTTCTTAAAaagttcaaatccagtttgggGTTAAATCTCATCAACATCGGGTTACTGATCCAAGCCATCCGGACACACACGAGGCTGGTGGGCGGAAATAGAGAGAATCAAGCCGAACGGACGGGAAGTGCAACACGTTGCGTTGATCGCTCTATTGTTGAATAAAAGTTCAAACTAAAGCTTCGGAGATAAGTATCGGCCATGAAGTTTGCATCCCCACTCCCACCTTTCAGCGTGGGGTGCATTGCAACTCGCAAAAGTGACCTGTAAAAACTTACATGGCCATGCATTACGTAAAAACCTCGCGTCCGGTGGGCAAAGAATGGCCTCCAAAGATACTAGACATAAATCTATATTTTATAAAACAGTCATAATACTTCTGCTTAGCAGTATTTTTACCTTCGTCCCTACCCAGAACCGGCTCCTTGGTTTTCTTTGGATCTTAAGGGGCGCACATGCTTCTTCTCGATGCGGTGCCACGTATAAGTTCACCCCGACGCACAAAGCTCTGCTGGGGCGGCCAGAACTAGTTTTGCAGCCCCTTCGATGTCGATcgaagaaaaagaaggaaatcaATCGATCAGAGTTCGGCCTCCACCCACCCTTCCTTTCTTATCCTTCTCAGTCTGCGCTCTTTTCGGGGGGTTTTCGCTTCCTGTTGAACGTTTACTCGGGGGCGGTGCTACTGATTATCGGTACTAGTATATAGTACTACTAGGCATGCATCACGACTAGAATAAGGAAAATAGTTTAATTTTTCTTGTGTTTATATTTGTCAGACCACTTCTATgtcccaaaatatatatatttgttttattatattttaatttgtcgCCTGATCCCAAAAATAATGGCAGAGTACTTTTAGATgtctgtatatttgtgtatatttgcacGGATGACctctataaatctatatttttttgtttatgaaaaatattttcaacaatAATTGCAGAGCacttttgaattgaatggaattgatttgaattgaatgattctattgtcattatacaagtactacTATAATATAATGGATATAAAGCacacaaaaatactaaaataaatggtcaacaacttaaataagtagggaagtgcacaaataacaacagcaaacaaaaataagttaaaaagaataataaataatgaataaataatcaatatctATAATccgtcaacataataaataagtagtagtcaacaggTAGGTAAAAAAGtaactaaagtggttagcagctTATAGAGTTTTAGTGCCAGGGGGATGTAGGTTGTGTATTGTCTATTATGACAATACACATCCCATCTGGCGTCTGTCAAAGGCAGTTGGAGTGAATATAATCATTAAACTGATATGACGTCTATTTATGTCAATGGCACCCTTTGAATTAACAGTGTTTATTAAGTCTATCAATAGTCTAATAAATTTTCCAATCTGCATGTGCCTTTTGTAAGGAAATTTATATTTCAATAATATGAtgctgctgatgatgatgaagaagaagatgataatgatgatgatgatgatgatgatgatgatgatgatgctgatgatggtgatgatgatgatgacgatgataaaAATGCAAGTCACCTCTGTTGCGGGTTTATCAAATAATCTACGTCAAAGTGACCTCATGGCAACAGCGTGACGTTTAATAGCAGTGGATTGAAATTGAATCTGGTAACTGACACTTTTAAGTTTATGGCGTCAGTACCACCCTTAGAGGATATGTTGTGAAAGTGGGTTACATTCATGTTCGGATTTAAATGTTtgcttacattttatttttaaatcgaATACCATGCATTATTCCATATGAAGTCGTCTCTTTTTGGCTTATTGGCGTTGTTGCACATGTTTTAATAATTTCCACCTGTTACAAACATCCACCGGTGTGGCGTCTTCGCAAAGGATGAGTACATTATGTAGGTAACTAAACtatatggtttttttttaaacaaaaaaaaacagtgttccTCTCCGAATCAAGCAGGAGGGGAGCACCGAAAGACCGTGTCGAAGAATGATGAGGGTCATTGATGGTTCCTCTTGGACCGAGGCTCCTCAAGGTGAGCCGGAGAAAGATTATGATGCTTCGCCAGAAGAAAAAGTGAAGCATCTTGAGGATCTTGGCTCCATCTCCAGTCTTACCGAAAGTGGACTGCGAATCCCTCAGTGCCGGATCTGTTTCCAGGGTCCAGAAAAGGTGCACTGCAAAGCATTCTTTTTGGAGTTCATTATTTCATGTGGGCAAAAATATCGACATAAATGTGGAGGAAAAAGTTACAATATTAGTGAACGCAACGTATGATTTATCCGCTAGATGGCAGAATTCGTTTGCCCATTATGATAAGAATAAATGGTTTAAAGTCAAAGGAGTGAAATAGGCGTGTTAGTGAATTTGTTGGTAATTATATTTCTAGCAAGACTTAACTGAATTTTCGTCATACCCTTGAGGCATCACCAAATCCAAACAGTGGGTTCCCAGATAGATTTGACGCATGTTTTTACAGCGGATGCCCTTCCTGCCTAATTGCTTTGAATATAGGAGAAATGCTCGTGATGTCTTATACGAAACATGCAAGAGGCTCAGTTGTGTTCTGGTGCTGCTGTGTGAATCTGGCACAGGATTTATCAAATATGCAAGAATCTAGAGACTATCAAGGGATTCTGGAGCAACATAGGCTGCTTAATGCCAGAAAGCCAAGACTCAGTTGATGCTCGTGGGTCTTTCAGTGGGATAACAACCCAAAACACACAGCCAAAAACACATCAGAGGAAAGTATTGGACTCCTCAAAAGGTGCATTCTATGAGCCCAGATCCAATTTTTGGCCGAAATGAGCATTCTGGACAAGACACCCATCAAATCTAAGACATCTGGAGCAGTTTACCCACTTATGCATATTGCACTGTATGTTGTGTTTCATATCTAGATATCTTATTAAACCACCATTGTTTTATATCCAAGGCCGTGTCAGAAAAGTCAATTTGGTTATACTTGATGTACGTGCTCTTTGTGTTCTGCAGGGAGAACTGTTGAGCCCCTGCCACTGTGACGGCTCGGTCCGCTTCTCTCACCAGTCT
Encoded here:
- the cdk4 gene encoding cyclin-dependent kinase 4: MAQGTNIQYERVAEIGGGAYGTVYKARDMESGRFVALKSVRVQTDHNGIPVSTVREVALLKRLEQFDHPNVVRLMDVCATRRSDQETKVTLVFEHVEQDLKTYLEKAPAPGLGLERIKDLMKQLMCGLAFLHSNRVIHRDLKPENILVTSQGQVKLADFGLARMYSCHMALTPVVVTLWYRPPEVLLQSSYATPVDIWSAGCIFAEMFRQKPFFCGESEVDQLGKIFEVIGLPPEEDWPTGATVLRKHFPPSSARPITDFIPEINELGGQLLLDMLTFDPSDRISALNALNHPYFCNEEILTETKS